The proteins below come from a single Psychrobacter sp. FDAARGOS_221 genomic window:
- a CDS encoding site-specific DNA-methyltransferase: MINSILHGDCFEVMKSLDEESVDLIYLDPPFFTEKTHTLKNRDGSKEFSFDDTWGDSANYARFLKDRIEIMHSLLKDTGSIFVHCDKSGEHIVRAVLDSVFGSNNFQSEIIWSYKRWSNAKKGLLPAHQNIYFYSKSKNFKFNRIFKAYSETTNVDQILQKRTRNEKNKTVYAKDSFGNIQYGEKKKGVPLSDVWEIPYLNPKAKERVGYPTQKPILLLEQIIELVTDAGDLVLDPFCGSGTTCVASKLTNRNYLGIDQSESAVELSRERLKKPIKTESNLLKKGRKSYLNVDSNALNLLQGVEFNPVQRNKGIDAILVEQFEGTPVLVRIQKPNEPLADAISLLKKAMETKGSKKSILIQTEKEGLGLGLIDSIDGIEIIETLSIQIDKKLTT; this comes from the coding sequence ATGATAAATAGTATATTGCACGGTGATTGTTTCGAAGTTATGAAGAGTCTAGATGAAGAGTCTGTTGATTTAATTTATCTCGACCCACCTTTTTTTACTGAGAAAACTCATACTTTGAAAAATCGTGATGGTAGCAAAGAGTTTAGTTTTGATGATACTTGGGGAGATAGTGCTAATTACGCTCGTTTTTTGAAAGATAGAATAGAGATTATGCATAGCCTATTAAAAGATACCGGCTCAATATTTGTTCACTGTGATAAAAGTGGAGAACATATTGTTCGAGCTGTTTTGGATAGCGTATTTGGAAGTAATAACTTTCAATCAGAAATAATATGGTCATACAAAAGATGGTCAAATGCAAAAAAGGGACTTTTACCTGCTCATCAAAATATTTATTTTTACTCAAAGTCTAAAAACTTTAAGTTTAATCGTATATTCAAAGCTTATTCTGAGACTACGAACGTGGATCAAATACTTCAAAAAAGAACAAGGAATGAGAAGAATAAAACCGTTTACGCTAAAGATAGCTTTGGGAATATTCAGTATGGCGAGAAGAAAAAAGGTGTCCCCTTAAGTGACGTTTGGGAAATTCCTTATCTTAACCCTAAAGCAAAAGAAAGAGTAGGTTACCCTACACAGAAACCTATCTTGTTACTAGAACAAATTATTGAGCTCGTCACTGATGCAGGGGATTTAGTATTAGACCCTTTCTGTGGGAGTGGTACCACTTGCGTTGCTTCTAAACTCACCAATAGGAACTACTTGGGTATTGATCAATCAGAGTCTGCTGTTGAGTTAAGTCGAGAACGATTAAAAAAACCTATTAAAACAGAATCTAACCTGCTAAAAAAAGGGCGAAAATCTTATTTGAATGTAGATAGCAATGCTCTGAATCTTTTGCAAGGAGTTGAATTCAATCCTGTTCAGAGAAACAAAGGAATTGATGCAATTCTTGTAGAGCAATTTGAAGGAACCCCTGTTTTAGTTCGCATTCAAAAACCTAATGAACCTTTAGCAGATGCAATAAGTTTACTTAAAAAGGCTATGGAAACTAAAGGCTCTAAAAAATCTATTTTAATACAAACTGAGAAGGAAGGTTTAGGATTAGGTTTAATTGACTCTATAGATGGTATTGAAATAATAGAAACGCTGTCTATACAAATAGATAAAAAGTTAACGACGTAA
- a CDS encoding amidase, which yields MFKEYPQYDAIGLAQLIKSGEISAKQALEAAVFQANKHNPKLNAIIHRFDERAFAAAQSGLPEGIFSGVPYLLKDLNFLFAGETIRMGSRSVNIVPEHDSELVKRMRATGVNTFGKTNTPEFGLIITTEPKSFGPSHNPFKKGYSTGGSSGGSAAAVSAGIVPMAGAGDGGGSIRFPAAWCGVFGFKPSRGRNPSGPLYAEGWEGAVVDHVITRSVRDSAAMLDATAGREVGSAFVVDSESMTGSRFLQATEQPSQPLKIAIMREPLFPGTVVDKEVLAVLDKTCQQLEDMGHELDYAQPQIDLDTLWRDFFTVVCAHTAFFVDDLMQRHGAQQVANLEPQTRNMALIGRSLSVLDLLKAKQGWHDVQYQTGLILEQYDMIVCPTVPTAAVKHGVLPPSRIDELLLSVTDVIERGVNIGKWIYNSSLVEKLSAPVLSKMAFTTLGNVTGLPCMSLPMGMSSKGLPIGMQVIGQMNDEARLFSLAADIERAGFFTEPAI from the coding sequence ATGTTCAAAGAATACCCCCAATATGATGCCATCGGATTGGCGCAACTTATTAAATCTGGTGAGATTAGTGCTAAGCAAGCATTAGAAGCTGCTGTGTTTCAAGCCAACAAACACAATCCCAAACTTAATGCCATTATCCACCGCTTTGATGAGCGTGCTTTTGCCGCCGCCCAAAGTGGTCTGCCAGAAGGTATTTTTAGTGGGGTACCTTATTTACTAAAAGATTTAAACTTCTTGTTTGCCGGTGAGACGATAAGAATGGGCAGCCGCAGCGTCAATATTGTGCCAGAGCATGACAGTGAGCTGGTCAAACGGATGCGCGCCACTGGGGTGAATACTTTTGGCAAAACCAACACACCAGAGTTTGGATTAATTATTACCACTGAGCCTAAGTCCTTTGGTCCATCGCATAATCCGTTTAAAAAAGGCTATAGCACAGGCGGCTCATCAGGGGGCAGTGCAGCAGCGGTCAGTGCAGGCATTGTACCGATGGCCGGCGCTGGTGATGGAGGCGGTTCTATTCGCTTCCCAGCAGCGTGGTGTGGGGTGTTTGGCTTTAAGCCAAGCCGTGGCCGCAACCCAAGTGGTCCACTATATGCTGAAGGCTGGGAAGGCGCGGTAGTCGATCATGTGATTACCCGCAGTGTGCGTGACAGTGCAGCGATGCTCGATGCCACCGCAGGTCGAGAAGTAGGATCTGCTTTTGTGGTGGACTCTGAGTCAATGACCGGCTCACGCTTTTTACAAGCCACTGAGCAGCCCAGTCAACCGTTAAAGATTGCGATTATGCGTGAGCCTTTATTTCCTGGCACGGTTGTCGATAAGGAAGTATTAGCTGTGTTAGACAAGACGTGTCAGCAGCTTGAAGACATGGGGCATGAACTAGATTATGCGCAGCCACAGATTGATTTGGATACCTTATGGCGTGACTTTTTCACCGTGGTGTGTGCGCATACTGCCTTTTTTGTTGATGATTTAATGCAGCGTCATGGTGCACAGCAGGTAGCAAATTTAGAGCCACAAACCCGTAATATGGCGCTGATAGGGCGTTCATTAAGTGTGCTTGATTTACTTAAAGCCAAGCAAGGCTGGCACGATGTGCAGTATCAAACCGGGCTAATTCTTGAGCAGTACGACATGATTGTCTGCCCGACAGTGCCAACTGCAGCGGTGAAGCATGGTGTGTTGCCGCCTAGCCGTATTGATGAGCTACTGCTTAGCGTCACTGATGTCATTGAGCGTGGGGTCAATATCGGTAAGTGGATATATAACTCAAGCCTAGTCGAAAAGCTCAGTGCACCTGTGCTCAGTAAAATGGCATTTACCACTTTGGGTAATGTCACTGGCCTGCCTTGTATGTCTTTGCCCATGGGAATGAGTAGCAAGGGGCTACCCATTGGCATGCAAGTGATTGGGCAGATGAATGACGAGGCAAGATTGTTTAGTTTAGCGGCAGACATTGAGCGTGCGGGCTTCTTTACGGAGCCAGCGATTTAA
- a CDS encoding pirin family protein — protein MRTIIHRADTRGDANHGWLKSKHTFSFANYYDPSRMGFGALRVINDDHVEGGKGFGTHPHRDMEIISIPTSGRLAHKDTIGTNGIIESGEIQVMSAGTGIAHSEMNGNADEPVKFFQIWVIPNKQGVEPRYQQLKIADMLKPNEFGQILSPNPDDAGVWIHQDAWFNMGNLDKGVSAHYKLNGTFHGVYAFVIEGKVKIGDEVLERRDGMGIIDVTEFDVEALEDSRVLLMEVPIQ, from the coding sequence ATGAGAACCATTATTCACAGAGCAGATACTCGCGGCGATGCAAACCATGGTTGGCTAAAAAGCAAACACACTTTTAGCTTTGCGAACTACTATGATCCTTCACGCATGGGCTTTGGCGCATTACGTGTTATCAACGATGACCATGTAGAAGGCGGTAAAGGTTTCGGTACACACCCTCACCGTGACATGGAAATTATCTCAATTCCCACTTCAGGTAGATTGGCGCATAAAGACACCATCGGCACTAACGGTATTATCGAAAGTGGCGAAATTCAGGTGATGTCAGCAGGTACTGGTATTGCGCACAGTGAGATGAATGGTAATGCTGATGAGCCAGTTAAATTCTTCCAAATTTGGGTCATTCCAAACAAACAAGGTGTTGAGCCACGTTATCAGCAGTTAAAAATTGCTGACATGTTAAAGCCAAACGAATTTGGTCAAATCTTGTCTCCAAACCCAGATGATGCGGGCGTATGGATTCACCAAGATGCTTGGTTTAACATGGGTAACCTAGACAAAGGTGTGAGTGCTCATTACAAACTAAATGGTACATTCCACGGTGTGTATGCCTTTGTTATTGAAGGTAAAGTTAAAATTGGTGACGAAGTACTAGAAAGACGTGATGGTATGGGCATTATCGATGTGACTGAGTTTGATGTGGAGGCATTAGAAGACTCAAGAGTATTGCTAATGGAAGTACCTATTCAGTAG
- a CDS encoding DNA translocase FtsK 4TM domain-containing protein, whose translation MITAHFLHSSKKVIFTLLAVLVSAFLFVILLTYTPNDPSWSRISSDMGQVSNMGGAIGAWMSDLLYTFFGWSAWWLIVFLAYEALCIWWQRNQAIGPLRVIGYVFLLLSSCALVAIIPQLLSISEVSSARVGGILGAEIATRLTGLLTIYGTAAFLLLFVLLTATFSFDIHWRQVLKSLFSLSWLGNGVRDKQAHADEQSEEDAQVDTEHDSDSEDSDEDGYQLGDPEAEQPMYQQLKLNLDEQQAQQEAEQAQDPAWNNALDEFLVSSGLTESIMNLREQKKQEAQAQRELKAKQEAAAESQPTVKQEPSFAWNDPDVIDELLDDGNGSQSQPTQAENPVDGQPSTSQPSTTQSQTAPVEAQQIQAEQTEFEQDNSELSAAIESTEIEIAPEVDPVPDTAPTTESIDDSITADLTAESESMLADENTAETSPAFSEDNSSEDNSDSAEEEQAHEVSAQQEVSAQQASEQDVSTDQEQPAEPEAFVDLTPTNTPPSNPREPHKAEDKSKASQPVTPTIRFATPEGDGNHIEDMVPDSDDEVALPEIHDDAAFASSSRAMQTAKYRESLTPIPEISILDKPDPDRKPSYTQEELKQLSELLEIKLQEFNVKAEVVNAIPGPVVTRFEVDLAAGVKASKVTGISRDLARSLSMASLRVVEVIPGKPYIGIEVPNKKREMVRLIELLKTEAYQDPKAQISMAMGKDIGGKPIITDLARAPHMLVAGTTGSGKSVLVNAMLLSMLLKYKPSELRLILIDPKQLELANYNDIPHLLTPVVTDMNEAASSLSWCVAEMERRYQLMSLLKVRKLGEFNKKVIAAEKAGRPILDPLWRPNDSVSIDKAPKLKTLPMIVIVADEFADMIMQVGKQAEELITRLAQKSRAAGIHLMLATQRPSVDVITGLIKANIPVRAALRVNSKVDSRTILDAGGAEDMLGNGDMLFLGPGQIEPDRVHGAYVSDEEVNRVCDAWRERGAPDYIDNMASNFELTSPSSGGNTSGEDDALYDEAVAFVLETRKVSASSIQRKFSIGYNRAARIVDSMEEAGLVSPMGKSGKRELLM comes from the coding sequence ATGATAACGGCACACTTTCTACATAGTTCTAAAAAAGTAATTTTTACATTGCTTGCCGTCTTAGTGTCTGCATTTTTGTTCGTTATCTTGCTCACCTATACGCCAAATGATCCAAGTTGGTCACGCATCAGCAGTGACATGGGTCAAGTCAGTAATATGGGTGGTGCGATTGGCGCCTGGATGTCTGATTTGCTGTATACCTTTTTTGGGTGGTCAGCGTGGTGGCTCATCGTATTCCTAGCTTATGAAGCGTTATGTATTTGGTGGCAGCGCAATCAAGCCATTGGTCCATTGCGTGTGATTGGCTATGTGTTTTTATTGCTATCAAGCTGTGCCTTAGTGGCTATCATTCCACAACTATTAAGTATCTCCGAGGTCAGTAGTGCTCGGGTAGGCGGTATTTTAGGCGCTGAAATCGCCACTCGATTAACAGGCCTATTGACCATCTATGGCACAGCCGCTTTCTTATTGCTGTTTGTGTTATTAACCGCTACTTTTTCTTTTGATATCCATTGGCGTCAGGTACTCAAGTCGTTATTTAGTCTATCTTGGCTGGGTAATGGTGTGCGTGATAAGCAGGCTCACGCCGATGAGCAGTCAGAAGAGGACGCGCAGGTGGATACTGAACACGACTCTGATTCTGAAGACAGTGATGAAGATGGCTATCAGCTAGGAGATCCTGAAGCTGAGCAGCCAATGTATCAACAGCTTAAGCTAAATTTGGACGAGCAGCAGGCGCAGCAAGAAGCTGAACAGGCACAAGATCCGGCTTGGAACAATGCACTTGATGAATTTTTGGTGAGCTCAGGTCTGACTGAAAGCATCATGAATTTACGCGAGCAAAAAAAGCAAGAAGCACAAGCCCAACGTGAGCTTAAAGCAAAACAAGAAGCCGCCGCTGAATCGCAACCGACAGTTAAGCAAGAGCCTAGCTTTGCTTGGAATGATCCAGATGTTATTGATGAGTTACTTGATGATGGTAACGGGTCACAGTCACAGCCGACGCAAGCTGAGAACCCAGTAGATGGGCAACCGTCAACATCACAACCTTCAACCACCCAATCGCAAACAGCGCCTGTTGAGGCTCAACAAATACAGGCTGAGCAAACAGAGTTCGAACAAGATAACTCAGAACTGTCTGCCGCCATTGAGTCGACTGAAATAGAGATAGCACCAGAGGTTGATCCGGTACCTGATACGGCTCCGACGACTGAGTCTATTGATGACAGCATAACGGCTGATTTGACAGCAGAGTCGGAGTCGATGCTAGCCGATGAGAATACTGCTGAAACAAGCCCAGCCTTTAGCGAAGATAACTCAAGCGAAGATAACTCAGATTCAGCAGAAGAGGAACAAGCGCACGAGGTTTCGGCACAACAAGAAGTTTCTGCACAACAGGCATCTGAGCAAGATGTCTCGACGGATCAGGAGCAACCAGCAGAGCCGGAAGCCTTTGTTGACTTAACCCCAACCAATACGCCGCCATCGAATCCAAGAGAGCCGCATAAGGCGGAAGATAAGTCGAAAGCGTCACAGCCAGTAACGCCAACCATACGCTTTGCCACACCAGAGGGTGATGGCAATCATATTGAAGATATGGTTCCTGACAGTGACGATGAAGTAGCACTGCCTGAAATCCATGACGATGCCGCCTTTGCGTCGAGCAGTCGTGCGATGCAAACTGCCAAGTATCGAGAAAGCTTAACCCCAATTCCTGAGATTTCTATCTTAGATAAGCCCGATCCTGACCGCAAGCCAAGCTATACTCAAGAAGAGCTAAAGCAGTTATCTGAGCTATTAGAGATTAAGCTGCAAGAGTTTAATGTTAAGGCGGAAGTGGTTAACGCCATTCCTGGACCGGTGGTTACTCGTTTTGAAGTGGACCTTGCTGCTGGGGTAAAAGCCAGCAAAGTGACGGGTATTTCACGTGACTTAGCGCGCTCTTTGTCAATGGCATCGCTGCGTGTGGTCGAAGTCATTCCGGGTAAGCCTTATATCGGTATTGAGGTGCCGAATAAGAAGCGCGAAATGGTACGTCTGATCGAGCTATTAAAGACTGAAGCCTATCAAGATCCAAAAGCGCAAATTAGCATGGCCATGGGTAAAGACATTGGCGGTAAACCTATTATTACTGACCTTGCGCGCGCACCACATATGCTGGTTGCCGGTACCACAGGTTCGGGTAAATCGGTATTGGTTAACGCCATGTTGTTATCGATGTTGCTCAAATATAAGCCATCTGAACTGCGCTTAATCTTGATTGACCCTAAACAGTTGGAGTTGGCTAACTACAATGATATTCCTCATCTATTGACGCCGGTAGTAACCGACATGAATGAAGCGGCTAGCAGCCTGTCATGGTGTGTGGCGGAGATGGAACGTCGTTATCAGCTGATGAGCTTATTAAAAGTACGTAAGCTTGGCGAGTTTAATAAGAAGGTGATTGCTGCAGAAAAAGCAGGTCGTCCTATTTTAGATCCATTGTGGCGACCGAATGACAGTGTCAGTATTGATAAGGCGCCTAAGCTTAAGACATTGCCGATGATTGTGATTGTCGCTGACGAATTTGCCGATATGATTATGCAGGTCGGTAAGCAGGCTGAAGAGCTGATTACCCGTTTGGCACAAAAATCACGTGCAGCAGGTATCCACTTAATGCTCGCCACTCAGCGCCCGTCAGTCGATGTGATTACCGGTCTGATTAAGGCCAATATCCCAGTACGTGCCGCGCTACGTGTTAACTCGAAAGTAGACTCTCGTACTATCTTGGATGCTGGCGGGGCAGAGGATATGCTCGGTAACGGTGACATGCTGTTCTTAGGCCCAGGTCAAATTGAGCCAGATCGTGTGCATGGTGCCTATGTGAGTGATGAAGAGGTTAACCGTGTCTGTGATGCTTGGCGTGAGCGTGGTGCCCCTGATTATATCGATAATATGGCCAGCAACTTTGAGCTGACCAGTCCCAGCAGTGGCGGTAATACCTCTGGTGAAGATGATGCCTTATATGATGAAGCGGTCGCCTTTGTGTTAGAGACGCGCAAAGTATCAGCCTCTAGTATTCAGCGTAAGTTTAGTATTGGTTATAACCGTGCGGCACGTATTGTTGACTCTATGGAAGAGGCTGGTCTAGTCAGTCCTATGGGTAAAAGCGGTAAGCGTGAGCTGCTGATGTAA
- the trxB gene encoding thioredoxin-disulfide reductase, with translation MSQDTTSPRHEKLIILGSGPAGYSAAVYAARANLKPIIISGMQLGGQLTTTTDVDNWPGDVEGLTGPDLMQRMKAHAERFGTEVVNDHINSVDLSKRPFTLEGNAGQYTCDALIIATGASAQYLQLESEQKFRGLGVSACATCDGFFYKNQKVAVVGGGNTAVEEALYLSNIASEVVLIHRRDSLRAEKILQDKLFEKAKNGNVTIEWNHQVKEVVGDEMGVTGLIIESTKDNSTKQVDVHGLFVAIGHKPNTQMFAGQLDMKDGYITVNSGTQGNATQTSIEGVFAAGDVADNVYRQAITSAGTGCMAALDAEKFLDSIGAAVASDHTYDSTLTAASDSNA, from the coding sequence ATGAGCCAAGATACCACCTCGCCACGTCACGAAAAACTTATTATTTTAGGGTCAGGACCAGCAGGTTATTCAGCGGCGGTCTATGCTGCCCGTGCTAACTTAAAGCCAATTATTATTTCAGGCATGCAATTAGGCGGTCAATTGACCACCACCACAGATGTCGATAACTGGCCAGGTGATGTTGAAGGCTTAACCGGTCCAGACCTAATGCAGCGCATGAAAGCACACGCTGAACGCTTTGGTACAGAGGTCGTTAACGATCATATCAACTCGGTTGACCTAAGCAAACGTCCTTTCACTTTAGAAGGTAACGCTGGTCAGTATACTTGTGATGCTTTGATTATCGCTACCGGTGCTTCGGCTCAATACTTACAGCTTGAATCTGAGCAAAAATTTAGAGGTTTAGGCGTTTCTGCTTGTGCCACTTGTGATGGATTCTTCTACAAAAACCAAAAAGTAGCCGTTGTCGGTGGCGGTAATACCGCAGTTGAAGAAGCGTTATATTTATCTAATATTGCTTCAGAAGTGGTGCTAATCCACCGCCGTGACAGCTTACGTGCTGAAAAAATCTTACAAGATAAACTGTTTGAAAAAGCCAAAAATGGCAACGTAACTATCGAGTGGAACCATCAAGTTAAAGAAGTTGTTGGTGATGAGATGGGCGTTACTGGCTTGATTATCGAGTCAACTAAAGACAATAGTACCAAACAAGTCGATGTGCATGGTCTGTTTGTGGCTATTGGTCACAAGCCAAACACTCAAATGTTTGCCGGTCAGCTTGACATGAAAGATGGCTATATCACGGTCAATAGTGGCACTCAAGGCAATGCGACACAGACCAGTATTGAGGGTGTATTTGCCGCAGGTGATGTTGCTGATAACGTCTATCGTCAGGCAATTACCTCTGCCGGTACTGGCTGTATGGCCGCCTTAGACGCTGAGAAGTTCTTAGACTCTATTGGTGCTGCGGTTGCCAGTGATCACACCTATGACTCAACCTTGACAGCTGCCTCAGACAGCAACGCTTAA
- the aat gene encoding leucyl/phenylalanyl-tRNA--protein transferase, producing MDTCVPTNHQTRFDHDQPRQSPSTDVDRSEATPNQFTSNYLFPEPTLADPDGLGLIAIGGDLAPKTLLDAYSQGLFPWFNEDEPIAWWCPEPRCVLDPTTFEPSKSLKRQAKSSSWHLTVNQAFESVIHACSLPRSYANDTWIHDEMIDAYTQLHQLGYAHSIEVWDNDTLVGGLYGLKIGQLYFGESMFHRQSNASKIAFWALNVFCQHTKVALIDCQLPNPHLQSLGAGIMPRAQFLSHLKQLTQQNSSDWQSFSTQRFAVNRLKLGTELWQSSAADSTTTRDH from the coding sequence ATGGATACCTGTGTGCCAACAAACCATCAAACACGCTTTGACCACGATCAACCCCGTCAAAGCCCGTCCACAGACGTTGACCGCTCAGAAGCAACACCCAACCAGTTTACCAGCAACTACCTGTTTCCCGAGCCAACACTCGCTGACCCTGATGGCTTAGGCTTAATTGCTATTGGTGGTGATCTAGCGCCCAAGACTTTGCTCGATGCCTACTCGCAAGGGTTATTCCCTTGGTTTAATGAAGATGAGCCCATCGCTTGGTGGTGCCCTGAGCCACGCTGCGTGTTGGACCCGACAACTTTTGAGCCCAGCAAATCACTGAAACGCCAAGCCAAATCCTCCTCTTGGCACTTGACGGTTAATCAGGCCTTTGAATCTGTGATTCATGCCTGTAGCCTACCGCGCAGTTATGCCAATGACACTTGGATTCATGATGAGATGATTGATGCTTACACTCAGCTGCATCAACTAGGCTATGCTCACAGTATTGAGGTGTGGGACAACGACACTTTAGTCGGCGGTCTATATGGACTAAAAATTGGACAGCTGTATTTTGGTGAATCCATGTTTCATCGCCAGAGCAATGCCTCAAAAATCGCATTTTGGGCATTAAATGTGTTCTGTCAGCATACTAAAGTTGCGCTCATTGACTGTCAGCTGCCCAATCCACATCTGCAAAGTCTGGGCGCAGGCATCATGCCGCGTGCACAATTTTTGAGCCATCTAAAGCAATTAACCCAGCAAAACAGTAGCGATTGGCAGTCTTTTTCAACACAGCGCTTTGCAGTGAATCGTTTAAAATTAGGTACCGAGCTTTGGCAATCTTCGGCAGCAGACTCAACAACAACAAGAGACCATTAA
- a CDS encoding arginyltransferase: MQQASDHNPGLTLSRLNSDHKNTERADNTPTDRSDEISPNQNISDKQDSDDLVEQHPLYLSPPSLCSYLPDRASQLTFMLLPEAQGIDRLLYTYLSHQGFRRSGKAIYRPNCHHCQQCIASRVVVNDFHPSRRYRRVLNRNAQVSINIIDASKATQEHYGLYQKYISARHADGDMYPPSLHTFEQFLIDSPADTVFMEFREPNNKLLAVAVTDKLSDGLSSIYTFFDPDPSYHSRSLGVFCILQQIEMAKSLGLTYAYLGYWIPSVKKMSYKTEYAPIELLINQQWLRFETQPNHNEVLALLNTKPVQLQS, translated from the coding sequence ATGCAACAAGCCTCAGATCATAATCCTGGCTTAACCCTAAGTCGTTTAAACTCAGATCATAAAAATACTGAACGTGCCGATAATACGCCGACTGATCGCTCAGATGAAATTAGTCCTAACCAAAACATCAGTGACAAGCAAGACTCCGATGATTTGGTTGAGCAACATCCGCTGTATCTGTCGCCACCTAGCTTATGTAGTTACCTACCCGACCGAGCGTCGCAACTGACATTCATGTTGCTACCTGAAGCCCAAGGTATTGACCGTCTCTTATACACTTATCTCAGCCATCAAGGCTTTCGCCGCAGCGGCAAAGCCATTTACAGGCCTAACTGCCATCATTGCCAACAATGTATCGCCAGTCGCGTTGTGGTCAATGACTTTCACCCCTCAAGACGTTACCGCCGCGTGCTCAATCGCAATGCTCAGGTGAGCATCAATATCATAGATGCCAGCAAAGCCACACAAGAGCATTATGGTTTGTATCAAAAGTATATCAGCGCCCGTCACGCTGATGGTGATATGTATCCGCCTAGCCTGCACACCTTTGAGCAGTTCTTGATTGACAGCCCTGCTGACACCGTTTTTATGGAGTTCCGCGAGCCCAATAACAAACTATTAGCGGTCGCGGTCACCGATAAGCTCAGCGACGGACTATCAAGTATCTACACCTTTTTTGACCCAGATCCTAGTTATCACTCGCGCAGTCTTGGCGTGTTTTGTATCTTGCAGCAAATTGAAATGGCAAAATCATTGGGTCTTACCTACGCTTATTTGGGCTACTGGATTCCAAGTGTCAAAAAGATGAGCTATAAAACAGAGTACGCCCCTATCGAATTATTAATCAATCAACAGTGGCTACGCTTTGAAACCCAACCTAATCACAACGAGGTATTAGCGCTGCTAAATACCAAACCGGTACAGCTACAGAGTTAA
- the rimI gene encoding ribosomal protein S18-alanine N-acetyltransferase, with translation MKQSTEYDICSVTDASHDTDLVRQIANIEALIQPHDAWSQDSIASLLSQDSNHCWAVIEGSLKANVGDENEIKVVAYCLYSTVFETAEILRIGTHPKYQRQGLATCLLKPLIKHMPNKELERILLEVRADNHAAIALYKKMGFELIHTRIAYYSSPVCDALIMAYQDTNND, from the coding sequence GTGAAACAAAGTACCGAATATGATATTTGTTCTGTCACAGACGCTAGTCATGATACAGATTTGGTTCGCCAAATCGCTAATATAGAAGCATTGATTCAGCCGCATGACGCATGGTCTCAAGACTCAATAGCTTCTCTGTTAAGTCAAGATAGCAATCATTGCTGGGCAGTCATTGAGGGCAGTTTAAAAGCGAATGTTGGTGATGAAAATGAGATCAAAGTCGTTGCTTACTGCCTATATAGCACTGTATTTGAAACAGCAGAAATACTAAGAATTGGTACACATCCAAAATACCAACGTCAAGGTCTGGCCACGTGCCTATTAAAACCACTGATAAAGCATATGCCTAATAAAGAACTAGAGAGAATATTGCTAGAAGTTAGAGCCGACAATCACGCGGCCATTGCACTTTATAAAAAGATGGGATTTGAGCTTATTCATACTAGAATAGCCTATTATAGCAGTCCAGTATGTGACGCTTTGATTATGGCTTATCAAGATACTAATAATGATTAA